In Papio anubis isolate 15944 chromosome 20, Panubis1.0, whole genome shotgun sequence, a single window of DNA contains:
- the LOC116271660 gene encoding 28S ribosomal protein S24, mitochondrial yields MAASVCNGLLGPRVLSWSRELPCAWRALHTSAVCAKNRAARVRVGKGDKPVTYEEAHAPHYIAHRKGWLSLHTGNLDGEDHAAERTVEDVFLRKFMWGTFPGCLADQLVLKRRGNQLEICALVLRNLPPHKYYFLVGYSETLLSYFYKCPVRLHLQTVPSKVVYKYL; encoded by the coding sequence ATGGCGGCTTCCGTGTGCAACGGGTTGCTGGGGCCACGGGTGCTGTCCTGGAGCCGAGAGCTGCCTTGCGCTTGGCGCGCCCTGCACACCTCCGCGGTCTGCGCCAAGAATCGGGCGGCCCGAGTACGCGTAGGCAAGGGGGACAAGCCGGTGACCTACGAGGAGGCACACGCGCCGCACTACATCGCCCACCGTAAGGGCTGGCTGTCGCTGCACACAGGTAACCTGGATGGAGAGGACCATGCCGCAGAGCGAACGGTGGAGGATGTTTTCCTTCGCAAGTTCATGTGGGGTACCTTCCCAGGCTGCCTGGCTGACCAGCTGGTTTTAAAGCGCCGGGGTAACCAGTTGGAGATCTGTGCCCTGGTCCTGAGGAACTTGCCTCCACACAAGTACTACTTCCTTGTGGGCTACAGTGAAACTTTGCTGTCCTACTTTTACAAATGTCCTGTGCGACTCCACCTCCAAACTGTGCCCTCAAAGGTTGTGTATAAGTACCTCTAG